From Ictidomys tridecemlineatus isolate mIctTri1 chromosome 2, mIctTri1.hap1, whole genome shotgun sequence, the proteins below share one genomic window:
- the Ankle2 gene encoding ankyrin repeat and LEM domain-containing protein 2 isoform X1, which produces MLWPRLAAAEWAALAWELLGASVLLLAVRWLVRRLEKRPRGLGRGGTRTPPPCAAPAPGAGDVTMDAVLARLKLLSPDDLREEVFRAGLKCGPITSTTRFIFEKKLAQALLEQGGVLPASLPNLRETAAALSQDTQRTLPSAEGNLTVQASFSEDRDFNYSVGLNPPEEEAVASKARPEPLGASVRSNTHQAGATPSKEPSLYYGVCPVYEDGPVRNEKIHVYEDKKEALQAVKMIKGSRFKAFPTREDAEKFARGICDYFPSPSRASSPLSPVRAAPLLSSGGLKDGLCLSEPETVNKERANSYKNPRTQDLTAKLRKAVEKGEEDTFSDLIWSNPRYLIGSGDNPTIVQEGCRYNVMHVAAKENQASVCQLTLETLENPEFMRLMYPDDDQSMLQKRIRYIVDLYLNTPDKVGYDTPLHFACKFGNADVVSVLSSHPLIVKNPRNKYGKTPEDVICERSKNKPVELKERIREYLKGHYYVPLLRAEDTSSPVIGELWSSDQTAEASNTSHCGSDPREPVLTLRAFAGPLSPAKAEDFRRLWKTPPREKASFFHSVRKSDPERGIERVGRELAHELGYPWVEYWEFLDCFVDLSSQEGLQRLEEYLAQQEMGRKEACPRDQTPTSGSRKKGSNSISVGAFLDEDNDVSLEEITNGQNAAPHQSQPTVSAFGNLEHSGLSQGQQADPVGASDQHHPHTSRNKFCSPLTHSRIPGVEKPEALSGEEALLSPISSLTLEFDKMDLRNLKDSLSKTANKNMKTKDQILTSRKDIPPAAAVGLGNDQMRTDGEMSAGLAKMSLDPNSPEWGNQQMCRPQSQPTPLSASSPSTRDSTRRLFLFGEEPSKLDRDVLAALERADVDPYLFPAVHRWKSTVLCYSPSDRQSWPSPALKGKFKSQLPDLGCPHSYNPVRSGAAGSSPGKLSHASCSPGLGSPRRYSPAHGSHLRRVAHIAQLTAL; this is translated from the exons ATGCTGTGGCCGCGGCTAGCGGCAGCCGAGTGGGCGGCGCtggcctgggagctgctgggTGCCTCGGTGCTGCTCCTCGCGGTGCGCTGGCTGGTGCGACGGCTGGAGAAGCGGCCGAGGGGCCTGGGCCGCGGCGGGACTCGGACCCCGCCGCCCTGTGCGGCCCCGGCCCCCGGAGCAG GTGACGTGACAATGGATGCTGTTTTGGCTCGGTTAAAACTCCTGAGTCCAGATGACCTCAGAGAAGAAGTCTTCAGAGCTGGATTGAAATGTGGCCCCATTACATCAACCACAAGGttcatttttgaaaagaaattggCTCAGGCTTTACTAGAGCAAGGTGGAGTGCTGCCCGCCTCTCTTCCCAACCTCAGGGAGACAGCTGCAGCACTCAGCCAAGACACACAGAGGACTCTGCCGTCTGCTGAAGGAAACCTGACTGTGCAGGCCAGTTTTTCTGAAGACAGAGATTTTAATTACAGTGTGGGCTTGAATCCGCCAGAGGAGGAAGCTGTGGCATCCAAGGCACGCCCAGAGCCCCTAGGTGCCTCCGTCAGGAGTAACACCCACCAGGCTGGAGCAACGCCCTCTAAGGAGCCATCCCTGTACTATGGAGTGTGCCCAGTGTATGAGGATGGCCCAGTGAGAAATG AAAAGATCCATGTTTATGAAGATAAAAAGGAGGCATTGCAAGCTGTCAAAATGATCAAAGGGTCCCGATTTAAAGCTTTTCCAACCAGAGAAGATGCTGAGAAATTTGCTAGAGGAATTTGTGACTATTTCCCTTCTCCAAGCAGAGCCTCGTCACCGCTGTCCCCTGTGCGGGCAGCACCACTCCTCAGCAGTGGTGGGCTGAAAG ATGGTCTGTGCTTATCTGAACCAGAAACAGTAAACAAGGAGCGAGCAAACAGCTACAAAAACCCCCGCACGCAGGACCTCACTGCCAAGCTGCGGAAAGCtgtggagaagggggaggaggacaCCTTTTCTGACCTTATCTGGAGCAACCCCCGGTATCTGATTGGCTCAGGGGACAATCCAACCATTGTGCAG GAAGGGTGTAGGTACAACGTCATGCATGTTGCTGCCAAAGAGAATCAGGCTTCTGTCTGCCAGCTGACGTTGGAAACACTGGAAAACCCCGAGTTCATGCGGCTTATGTACCCGGATGATGACCAGAGCATGCTGCAGAAGCGCATCCGCTACATCGTGGACTTGTATCTGAACACCCCGGACAAAGTG GGCTATGACACACCTTTGCACTTTGCTTGCAAGTTTGGGAATGCGGATGTGGTCAGTGTACTTTCTTCACACCCTTTGATTGTGAAAAACCCAAGgaataaatatggaaaaacacCTGAAGAT GTGATTTGTGAACGAAGCAAAAATAAGCCTGTGGAACTGAAAGAGCGGATCAGAGAGTACCTAAAGG GTCACTACTACGTGCCACTTCTGAGAGCAGAAGACACTTCCTCTCCAGTCATCGGGGAGCTATGGTCCTCAGACCAGACGGCCGAGGCCTCAAACACCAGCCACTGTGGAAGTGACCCCAGAGAACCTGTGCTGACCCTGAGAGCCTTCGCAGGGCCCCTGAGTCCAGCCAAG GCAGAAGACTTTCGGAGACTCTGGAAAACTCCACCTCGAGAGAAAGCAAGCTTCTTCCACAGTGTCAGGAAATCTGACCCAGAAAGAGGCATTGAGAGAGTGGGAAG ggAGCTAGCTCATGAGCTGGGGTATCCCTGGGTTGAATACTGGGAATTTCTGGACTGTTTTGTTGACCTATCTTCCCAGGAGGGCCTGCAGAGACTGGAAGAGTATCTTGCTCAGCAGGAAATGGGCAGAAAGGAGGCCTGCCCCCGAGACCAAACCCCGACTTCTG GTAGCAGGAAGAAGGgcagcaattccatttctgtgGGGGCATTTCTAGATGAGGACAATGACGTGAGCTTGGAAGAAATTACAAATGGGCAGAATGCAGCTCCACATCAGAGCCAGCCCACAGTCAGTGCTTTTGGAAACTTGGAGCACAGTGGCCTTTCCCAGGGGCAGCAGGCAGACCCAGTGGGAGCCTCAGACCAGCACCATCCCCACACCAGCAGAAACAAGTTCTGCAGTCCCTTGACCCATAGCAGGATCCCAGGCGTGGAGAAACCAGAGGCCCTCAGTGGAGAGGAGGCCCTTTTGTCACCTATCTCCAGTTTGACTCTTGAGTTTGATAAAATGGATTTGCGAAATCTAAAAGATAGCCTTTCTAAGacagcaaataaaaatatgaaaactaaagATCAGATCCTGACTTCAAGAAAGGACATACCGCCTGCTGCTGCAGTCGGACTGGGAAATGACCAGATGAGGACAGATGGCGAGATGTCAGCTGGTCTGGCAAAGATGTCCCTGGACCCCAACAGTCCTGAGTGGGGGAACCAGCAGATGTGCAGACCTCAGTCCCAGCCTACACCCCTGTCTGCATCCTCCCCCTCCACAAGGGACAGCACCAGGAGACTGTTCCTCTTTGG AGAGGAGCCATCAAAACTCGATCGGGATGTCTTGGCAGCTCTTGAACGTGCAGATGTCGACCCGTATCTGTTCCCAGCTGTGCATAGATGGAAGAGCACTGTCCTGTGCTATTCCCCCTCAGACAGGCAGAG TTGGCCAAGCCCTGCACTGAAAGGAAAGTTCAAGTCTCAGCTGCCAGATCTTGGATGCCCTCACAGCTACAATCCAGTGCGAAGTGGTGCAGCCGGCAGCAGCCCTGGGAAACTCAGCCATGCTTCCTGTTCACCGGGCCTGGGAAGCCCCAGGCGCTATAGCCCTGCACACGGGAGCCATCTCCGCAGGGTGGCACACATAGCCCAGCTCACAGCCCTATAG
- the Ankle2 gene encoding ankyrin repeat and LEM domain-containing protein 2 isoform X2, translating to MIAEVLLVFKGHHAVFKSHLGDVTMDAVLARLKLLSPDDLREEVFRAGLKCGPITSTTRFIFEKKLAQALLEQGGVLPASLPNLRETAAALSQDTQRTLPSAEGNLTVQASFSEDRDFNYSVGLNPPEEEAVASKARPEPLGASVRSNTHQAGATPSKEPSLYYGVCPVYEDGPVRNEKIHVYEDKKEALQAVKMIKGSRFKAFPTREDAEKFARGICDYFPSPSRASSPLSPVRAAPLLSSGGLKDGLCLSEPETVNKERANSYKNPRTQDLTAKLRKAVEKGEEDTFSDLIWSNPRYLIGSGDNPTIVQEGCRYNVMHVAAKENQASVCQLTLETLENPEFMRLMYPDDDQSMLQKRIRYIVDLYLNTPDKVGYDTPLHFACKFGNADVVSVLSSHPLIVKNPRNKYGKTPEDVICERSKNKPVELKERIREYLKGHYYVPLLRAEDTSSPVIGELWSSDQTAEASNTSHCGSDPREPVLTLRAFAGPLSPAKAEDFRRLWKTPPREKASFFHSVRKSDPERGIERVGRELAHELGYPWVEYWEFLDCFVDLSSQEGLQRLEEYLAQQEMGRKEACPRDQTPTSGSRKKGSNSISVGAFLDEDNDVSLEEITNGQNAAPHQSQPTVSAFGNLEHSGLSQGQQADPVGASDQHHPHTSRNKFCSPLTHSRIPGVEKPEALSGEEALLSPISSLTLEFDKMDLRNLKDSLSKTANKNMKTKDQILTSRKDIPPAAAVGLGNDQMRTDGEMSAGLAKMSLDPNSPEWGNQQMCRPQSQPTPLSASSPSTRDSTRRLFLFGEEPSKLDRDVLAALERADVDPYLFPAVHRWKSTVLCYSPSDRQSWPSPALKGKFKSQLPDLGCPHSYNPVRSGAAGSSPGKLSHASCSPGLGSPRRYSPAHGSHLRRVAHIAQLTAL from the exons ATGATTGCTGAAGTGCTGCTTGTCTTTAAAGGTCACCATGCTGTCTTCAAGAGTCACTTGG GTGACGTGACAATGGATGCTGTTTTGGCTCGGTTAAAACTCCTGAGTCCAGATGACCTCAGAGAAGAAGTCTTCAGAGCTGGATTGAAATGTGGCCCCATTACATCAACCACAAGGttcatttttgaaaagaaattggCTCAGGCTTTACTAGAGCAAGGTGGAGTGCTGCCCGCCTCTCTTCCCAACCTCAGGGAGACAGCTGCAGCACTCAGCCAAGACACACAGAGGACTCTGCCGTCTGCTGAAGGAAACCTGACTGTGCAGGCCAGTTTTTCTGAAGACAGAGATTTTAATTACAGTGTGGGCTTGAATCCGCCAGAGGAGGAAGCTGTGGCATCCAAGGCACGCCCAGAGCCCCTAGGTGCCTCCGTCAGGAGTAACACCCACCAGGCTGGAGCAACGCCCTCTAAGGAGCCATCCCTGTACTATGGAGTGTGCCCAGTGTATGAGGATGGCCCAGTGAGAAATG AAAAGATCCATGTTTATGAAGATAAAAAGGAGGCATTGCAAGCTGTCAAAATGATCAAAGGGTCCCGATTTAAAGCTTTTCCAACCAGAGAAGATGCTGAGAAATTTGCTAGAGGAATTTGTGACTATTTCCCTTCTCCAAGCAGAGCCTCGTCACCGCTGTCCCCTGTGCGGGCAGCACCACTCCTCAGCAGTGGTGGGCTGAAAG ATGGTCTGTGCTTATCTGAACCAGAAACAGTAAACAAGGAGCGAGCAAACAGCTACAAAAACCCCCGCACGCAGGACCTCACTGCCAAGCTGCGGAAAGCtgtggagaagggggaggaggacaCCTTTTCTGACCTTATCTGGAGCAACCCCCGGTATCTGATTGGCTCAGGGGACAATCCAACCATTGTGCAG GAAGGGTGTAGGTACAACGTCATGCATGTTGCTGCCAAAGAGAATCAGGCTTCTGTCTGCCAGCTGACGTTGGAAACACTGGAAAACCCCGAGTTCATGCGGCTTATGTACCCGGATGATGACCAGAGCATGCTGCAGAAGCGCATCCGCTACATCGTGGACTTGTATCTGAACACCCCGGACAAAGTG GGCTATGACACACCTTTGCACTTTGCTTGCAAGTTTGGGAATGCGGATGTGGTCAGTGTACTTTCTTCACACCCTTTGATTGTGAAAAACCCAAGgaataaatatggaaaaacacCTGAAGAT GTGATTTGTGAACGAAGCAAAAATAAGCCTGTGGAACTGAAAGAGCGGATCAGAGAGTACCTAAAGG GTCACTACTACGTGCCACTTCTGAGAGCAGAAGACACTTCCTCTCCAGTCATCGGGGAGCTATGGTCCTCAGACCAGACGGCCGAGGCCTCAAACACCAGCCACTGTGGAAGTGACCCCAGAGAACCTGTGCTGACCCTGAGAGCCTTCGCAGGGCCCCTGAGTCCAGCCAAG GCAGAAGACTTTCGGAGACTCTGGAAAACTCCACCTCGAGAGAAAGCAAGCTTCTTCCACAGTGTCAGGAAATCTGACCCAGAAAGAGGCATTGAGAGAGTGGGAAG ggAGCTAGCTCATGAGCTGGGGTATCCCTGGGTTGAATACTGGGAATTTCTGGACTGTTTTGTTGACCTATCTTCCCAGGAGGGCCTGCAGAGACTGGAAGAGTATCTTGCTCAGCAGGAAATGGGCAGAAAGGAGGCCTGCCCCCGAGACCAAACCCCGACTTCTG GTAGCAGGAAGAAGGgcagcaattccatttctgtgGGGGCATTTCTAGATGAGGACAATGACGTGAGCTTGGAAGAAATTACAAATGGGCAGAATGCAGCTCCACATCAGAGCCAGCCCACAGTCAGTGCTTTTGGAAACTTGGAGCACAGTGGCCTTTCCCAGGGGCAGCAGGCAGACCCAGTGGGAGCCTCAGACCAGCACCATCCCCACACCAGCAGAAACAAGTTCTGCAGTCCCTTGACCCATAGCAGGATCCCAGGCGTGGAGAAACCAGAGGCCCTCAGTGGAGAGGAGGCCCTTTTGTCACCTATCTCCAGTTTGACTCTTGAGTTTGATAAAATGGATTTGCGAAATCTAAAAGATAGCCTTTCTAAGacagcaaataaaaatatgaaaactaaagATCAGATCCTGACTTCAAGAAAGGACATACCGCCTGCTGCTGCAGTCGGACTGGGAAATGACCAGATGAGGACAGATGGCGAGATGTCAGCTGGTCTGGCAAAGATGTCCCTGGACCCCAACAGTCCTGAGTGGGGGAACCAGCAGATGTGCAGACCTCAGTCCCAGCCTACACCCCTGTCTGCATCCTCCCCCTCCACAAGGGACAGCACCAGGAGACTGTTCCTCTTTGG AGAGGAGCCATCAAAACTCGATCGGGATGTCTTGGCAGCTCTTGAACGTGCAGATGTCGACCCGTATCTGTTCCCAGCTGTGCATAGATGGAAGAGCACTGTCCTGTGCTATTCCCCCTCAGACAGGCAGAG TTGGCCAAGCCCTGCACTGAAAGGAAAGTTCAAGTCTCAGCTGCCAGATCTTGGATGCCCTCACAGCTACAATCCAGTGCGAAGTGGTGCAGCCGGCAGCAGCCCTGGGAAACTCAGCCATGCTTCCTGTTCACCGGGCCTGGGAAGCCCCAGGCGCTATAGCCCTGCACACGGGAGCCATCTCCGCAGGGTGGCACACATAGCCCAGCTCACAGCCCTATAG
- the Ankle2 gene encoding ankyrin repeat and LEM domain-containing protein 2 isoform X3: protein MLWPRLAAAEWAALAWELLGASVLLLAVRWLVRRLEKRPRGLGRGGTRTPPPCAAPAPGAGDVTMDAVLARLKLLSPDDLREEVFRAGLKCGPITSTTRFIFEKKLAQALLEQGGVLPASLPNLRETAAALSQDTQRTLPSAEGNLTVQASFSEDRDFNYSVGLNPPEEEAVASKARPEPLGASVRSNTHQAGATPSKEPSLYYGVCPVYEDGPVRNEKIHVYEDKKEALQAVKMIKGSRFKAFPTREDAEKFARGICDYFPSPSRASSPLSPVRAAPLLSSGGLKDGLCLSEPETVNKERANSYKNPRTQDLTAKLRKAVEKGEEDTFSDLIWSNPRYLIGSGDNPTIVQEGCRYNVMHVAAKENQASVCQLTLETLENPEFMRLMYPDDDQSMLQKRIRYIVDLYLNTPDKVGYDTPLHFACKFGNADVVSVLSSHPLIVKNPRNKYGKTPEDVICERSKNKPVELKERIREYLKGHYYVPLLRAEDTSSPVIGELWSSDQTAEASNTSHCGSDPREPVLTLRAFAGPLSPAKAEDFRRLWKTPPREKASFFHSVRKSDPERGIERVGRELAHELGYPWVEYWEFLDCFVDLSSQEGLQRLEEYLAQQEMGRKEACPRDQTPTSGSRKKGSNSISVGAFLDEDNDVSLEEITNGQNAAPHQSQPTVSAFGNLEHSGLSQGQQADPVGASDQHHPHTSRNKFCSPLTHSRIPGVEKPEALSGEEALLSPISSLTLEFDKMDLRNLKDSLSKTANKNMKTKDQILTSRKDIPPAAAVGLGNDQMRTDGEMSAGLAKMSLDPNSPEWGNQQMCRPQSQPTPLSASSPSTRDSTRRLFLFGTGD from the exons ATGCTGTGGCCGCGGCTAGCGGCAGCCGAGTGGGCGGCGCtggcctgggagctgctgggTGCCTCGGTGCTGCTCCTCGCGGTGCGCTGGCTGGTGCGACGGCTGGAGAAGCGGCCGAGGGGCCTGGGCCGCGGCGGGACTCGGACCCCGCCGCCCTGTGCGGCCCCGGCCCCCGGAGCAG GTGACGTGACAATGGATGCTGTTTTGGCTCGGTTAAAACTCCTGAGTCCAGATGACCTCAGAGAAGAAGTCTTCAGAGCTGGATTGAAATGTGGCCCCATTACATCAACCACAAGGttcatttttgaaaagaaattggCTCAGGCTTTACTAGAGCAAGGTGGAGTGCTGCCCGCCTCTCTTCCCAACCTCAGGGAGACAGCTGCAGCACTCAGCCAAGACACACAGAGGACTCTGCCGTCTGCTGAAGGAAACCTGACTGTGCAGGCCAGTTTTTCTGAAGACAGAGATTTTAATTACAGTGTGGGCTTGAATCCGCCAGAGGAGGAAGCTGTGGCATCCAAGGCACGCCCAGAGCCCCTAGGTGCCTCCGTCAGGAGTAACACCCACCAGGCTGGAGCAACGCCCTCTAAGGAGCCATCCCTGTACTATGGAGTGTGCCCAGTGTATGAGGATGGCCCAGTGAGAAATG AAAAGATCCATGTTTATGAAGATAAAAAGGAGGCATTGCAAGCTGTCAAAATGATCAAAGGGTCCCGATTTAAAGCTTTTCCAACCAGAGAAGATGCTGAGAAATTTGCTAGAGGAATTTGTGACTATTTCCCTTCTCCAAGCAGAGCCTCGTCACCGCTGTCCCCTGTGCGGGCAGCACCACTCCTCAGCAGTGGTGGGCTGAAAG ATGGTCTGTGCTTATCTGAACCAGAAACAGTAAACAAGGAGCGAGCAAACAGCTACAAAAACCCCCGCACGCAGGACCTCACTGCCAAGCTGCGGAAAGCtgtggagaagggggaggaggacaCCTTTTCTGACCTTATCTGGAGCAACCCCCGGTATCTGATTGGCTCAGGGGACAATCCAACCATTGTGCAG GAAGGGTGTAGGTACAACGTCATGCATGTTGCTGCCAAAGAGAATCAGGCTTCTGTCTGCCAGCTGACGTTGGAAACACTGGAAAACCCCGAGTTCATGCGGCTTATGTACCCGGATGATGACCAGAGCATGCTGCAGAAGCGCATCCGCTACATCGTGGACTTGTATCTGAACACCCCGGACAAAGTG GGCTATGACACACCTTTGCACTTTGCTTGCAAGTTTGGGAATGCGGATGTGGTCAGTGTACTTTCTTCACACCCTTTGATTGTGAAAAACCCAAGgaataaatatggaaaaacacCTGAAGAT GTGATTTGTGAACGAAGCAAAAATAAGCCTGTGGAACTGAAAGAGCGGATCAGAGAGTACCTAAAGG GTCACTACTACGTGCCACTTCTGAGAGCAGAAGACACTTCCTCTCCAGTCATCGGGGAGCTATGGTCCTCAGACCAGACGGCCGAGGCCTCAAACACCAGCCACTGTGGAAGTGACCCCAGAGAACCTGTGCTGACCCTGAGAGCCTTCGCAGGGCCCCTGAGTCCAGCCAAG GCAGAAGACTTTCGGAGACTCTGGAAAACTCCACCTCGAGAGAAAGCAAGCTTCTTCCACAGTGTCAGGAAATCTGACCCAGAAAGAGGCATTGAGAGAGTGGGAAG ggAGCTAGCTCATGAGCTGGGGTATCCCTGGGTTGAATACTGGGAATTTCTGGACTGTTTTGTTGACCTATCTTCCCAGGAGGGCCTGCAGAGACTGGAAGAGTATCTTGCTCAGCAGGAAATGGGCAGAAAGGAGGCCTGCCCCCGAGACCAAACCCCGACTTCTG GTAGCAGGAAGAAGGgcagcaattccatttctgtgGGGGCATTTCTAGATGAGGACAATGACGTGAGCTTGGAAGAAATTACAAATGGGCAGAATGCAGCTCCACATCAGAGCCAGCCCACAGTCAGTGCTTTTGGAAACTTGGAGCACAGTGGCCTTTCCCAGGGGCAGCAGGCAGACCCAGTGGGAGCCTCAGACCAGCACCATCCCCACACCAGCAGAAACAAGTTCTGCAGTCCCTTGACCCATAGCAGGATCCCAGGCGTGGAGAAACCAGAGGCCCTCAGTGGAGAGGAGGCCCTTTTGTCACCTATCTCCAGTTTGACTCTTGAGTTTGATAAAATGGATTTGCGAAATCTAAAAGATAGCCTTTCTAAGacagcaaataaaaatatgaaaactaaagATCAGATCCTGACTTCAAGAAAGGACATACCGCCTGCTGCTGCAGTCGGACTGGGAAATGACCAGATGAGGACAGATGGCGAGATGTCAGCTGGTCTGGCAAAGATGTCCCTGGACCCCAACAGTCCTGAGTGGGGGAACCAGCAGATGTGCAGACCTCAGTCCCAGCCTACACCCCTGTCTGCATCCTCCCCCTCCACAAGGGACAGCACCAGGAGACTGTTCCTCTTTGG tactggagactga